One segment of Streptomyces sp. NBC_00576 DNA contains the following:
- a CDS encoding peptidase C39 family protein produces MSRAEQPSRRTVLAAAVAAAVAGSAGPATADTPETTGREVAADPARPVDNRAWTSYADWCAGTAEGVRAVAGARPGLAIGAPVGKIDYTDPHTGTTSAWEYATWTSLVHRLTVPATEVIASWNARTPAGTWLQVELAGTYSDGTATPWYVMGRWASGDQDIKRTSVDDQTDDKSTVWTDTFAIDDPATGLRLVSYRLRLTLYRKPGTTATPTVWRLGAMGSDVPDRFTVPASTPGPARELIVPRYSQEIHTGQYPEYDNGGEAWCSPTSSQMIIEYWGRKPTAQQLAWVDPAYADPQVCHAARFTYDFQYGGCGNWPFNAAYAATYKDLQGVVTRLGSLTDLEALIAAGIPAITSQSFLKTELTGAGYGTSGHLMTVIGFTAEGDVIANDPFSATNEAVRRVYPRREFENIWLRTKRYNASGKVVSGTGGVCYLYFPARPTAAQLVALAAVGVR; encoded by the coding sequence ATGAGCAGAGCCGAACAGCCGTCCCGCAGAACCGTTCTCGCCGCGGCGGTCGCCGCCGCCGTCGCGGGCAGCGCCGGCCCGGCCACCGCCGACACCCCGGAGACAACCGGCCGCGAGGTCGCCGCCGACCCCGCTCGCCCTGTCGACAACCGCGCCTGGACCTCATACGCGGACTGGTGCGCAGGCACGGCCGAGGGTGTCCGGGCCGTCGCCGGCGCGCGGCCCGGGCTCGCGATCGGCGCTCCGGTCGGCAAGATCGACTACACCGATCCGCACACCGGCACGACGTCGGCCTGGGAGTACGCGACCTGGACGTCCCTCGTGCACCGGCTCACGGTGCCCGCCACCGAGGTCATCGCCTCCTGGAACGCGCGCACCCCGGCCGGGACCTGGCTCCAGGTCGAACTGGCCGGCACGTACTCCGACGGCACCGCCACGCCCTGGTACGTGATGGGCCGCTGGGCCTCCGGCGACCAGGACATCAAGCGGACCTCCGTCGACGACCAGACCGACGACAAGAGCACGGTCTGGACCGACACCTTCGCCATCGACGACCCGGCCACGGGCCTGCGCCTGGTCTCGTACCGGCTGCGGCTGACCCTCTACCGCAAGCCCGGCACCACGGCCACGCCCACGGTCTGGCGGCTCGGCGCGATGGGCTCCGACGTCCCGGACCGCTTCACGGTCCCCGCCTCGACACCCGGCCCGGCCAGGGAACTGATCGTCCCGCGCTACTCGCAGGAGATCCATACCGGCCAGTACCCCGAGTACGACAACGGCGGTGAGGCCTGGTGCAGCCCCACCTCCTCGCAGATGATCATCGAGTACTGGGGACGGAAACCCACGGCGCAGCAACTGGCCTGGGTCGACCCGGCCTACGCCGACCCGCAGGTGTGCCACGCGGCCCGCTTCACCTACGACTTCCAGTACGGCGGCTGCGGCAACTGGCCCTTCAACGCGGCCTACGCGGCGACCTACAAGGACCTCCAGGGCGTGGTCACCCGGCTCGGCTCGCTCACCGACCTGGAAGCGCTGATCGCGGCCGGCATCCCGGCCATAACGTCCCAGTCGTTCCTCAAGACCGAGCTGACGGGGGCCGGTTACGGCACCTCCGGCCATCTGATGACCGTGATCGGCTTCACCGCCGAGGGTGATGTGATCGCCAACGACCCGTTCTCGGCGACCAACGAGGCCGTGCGACGGGTCTATCCGCGGCGCGAGTTCGAGAACATCTGGCTGCGGACCAAGCGGTACAACGCCAGCGGCAAGGTGGTGTCCGGCACCGGCGGCGTCTGCTACCTGTACTTCCCGGCACGGCCGACCGCCGCCCAGCTCGTGGCGCTCGCGGCGGTGGGCGTGCGCTGA
- a CDS encoding SCO1431 family membrane protein, with translation MTASTAAAPARTRTGGPQDDGPKILEHVMGWTFVVVVAMLVAQLGLI, from the coding sequence ATGACCGCGAGCACTGCCGCAGCCCCCGCCCGCACCCGTACCGGGGGTCCCCAGGATGACGGCCCGAAGATCCTCGAGCACGTCATGGGCTGGACCTTCGTGGTTGTGGTCGCCATGCTCGTCGCCCAGCTCGGCCTGATCTGA
- a CDS encoding acyl-CoA dehydrogenase family protein yields MPEHAPQPVDRQLPTDEARDLISLVRDIAEREIAPKAAEEEDAARFPREVFALLSESGLLGLPYSSEHGGGDQPYEVYLQVLEELAAARLTVGLGVSVHTLSCHALASYGTKEQQAERLPAMLGGGLLGAYCLSEPASGSDAASLRTKAVRDGNDWVLTGTKAWITHGGIADFYTVMARTGEEGPRGITAFLAPGDAEGLSAAAPERKMGLKGSPTAQIHFDGVRLDGSRRIGEEGQGFAIALSALDSGRLGIAACAIGLAQAALDEAVAYATGRRQFGRPISDFQGLRFMLADMATQIEAGRALYLAAARLRDAGRPFAKQAAMAKLLCTDAAMKVTTDAVQVLGGYGYTADFPVERYMREAKVLQIVEGTNQIQRMVIARHLAGPETR; encoded by the coding sequence ATGCCCGAACACGCCCCGCAGCCGGTGGACCGGCAACTGCCCACGGACGAGGCCCGGGACCTGATCTCGCTCGTCCGCGACATCGCCGAGCGCGAGATCGCCCCGAAGGCGGCCGAAGAGGAGGACGCCGCACGCTTCCCGCGTGAAGTCTTCGCCCTGCTCTCGGAGTCGGGGCTGCTCGGCCTCCCGTACTCCTCCGAGCACGGCGGCGGTGACCAGCCGTACGAGGTCTATCTCCAGGTCCTCGAAGAGCTCGCCGCGGCCCGCCTCACCGTCGGGCTCGGTGTCAGCGTGCACACGCTGTCCTGCCACGCCCTCGCCAGCTACGGAACCAAGGAACAACAAGCCGAACGCCTGCCCGCGATGCTCGGCGGTGGCCTCCTCGGCGCGTACTGTCTCTCCGAACCCGCGTCCGGCTCCGACGCCGCCTCCCTGCGCACCAAGGCCGTCCGGGACGGCAACGACTGGGTGCTCACCGGCACCAAGGCCTGGATCACGCACGGCGGCATCGCCGACTTCTACACGGTCATGGCCCGCACCGGCGAGGAGGGACCGCGCGGAATCACCGCGTTCCTGGCCCCGGGTGACGCCGAGGGGCTGAGTGCCGCGGCGCCTGAACGGAAGATGGGCCTCAAGGGTTCACCCACCGCGCAGATCCACTTCGACGGAGTTCGGCTGGACGGCAGTCGACGCATCGGTGAGGAGGGGCAGGGCTTCGCGATCGCACTGTCCGCGCTCGATTCCGGGCGCCTCGGCATCGCGGCCTGCGCGATCGGCCTGGCCCAGGCGGCACTTGACGAGGCGGTGGCCTATGCGACCGGACGCCGGCAGTTCGGGCGGCCGATCTCCGACTTCCAGGGGCTGCGCTTCATGCTCGCCGACATGGCCACGCAGATCGAGGCGGGCCGCGCGCTGTATCTCGCGGCGGCACGGCTGCGCGACGCGGGCCGGCCGTTCGCCAAGCAGGCCGCCATGGCCAAACTCCTGTGCACCGACGCGGCGATGAAGGTCACCACGGACGCTGTCCAGGTACTCGGCGGCTATGGCTACACCGCGGACTTCCCGGTCGAGCGCTACATGCGCGAGGCCAAGGTCCTGCAGATCGTCGAGGGCACCAACCAGATCCAGCGAATGGTCATCGCCCGTCATTTGGCGGGCCCGGAGACGCGTTGA
- a CDS encoding uridine kinase family protein produces MSESDRPPGNAIQDLARTLRRLPPSCGPVRLIAVDGHAGSGKTTFTGELAAALGGAPVLHLDDIATHDELFDWTGRLVSQVIEPLRRGESASYTPYDWASRRFGPSRTLPAAPVVLMEGVGAGRRAIRPFLARLLWMELAGEEAWSRGRLRDGAEQSEFWAGWVDAERQHFAADPSRRFADLLVRQCGKGYEVLPGPAGTVGSDQDLTHRDGPSAVC; encoded by the coding sequence ATGTCCGAATCCGATCGCCCTCCGGGAAACGCCATCCAAGACCTCGCACGCACCCTGCGCCGACTCCCGCCCTCCTGCGGCCCGGTCCGCCTGATCGCCGTCGACGGACACGCGGGGTCCGGGAAGACCACGTTCACCGGAGAACTGGCCGCCGCTCTCGGCGGGGCGCCCGTGCTGCACCTCGACGACATCGCCACCCACGACGAGCTCTTCGATTGGACGGGGCGCCTGGTCAGCCAGGTGATCGAGCCGCTGCGGCGCGGCGAGAGCGCCTCGTACACCCCCTACGACTGGGCCTCCCGGCGCTTCGGACCGTCTCGGACGCTGCCGGCCGCACCCGTGGTGCTGATGGAGGGCGTCGGGGCCGGACGGCGCGCGATACGGCCGTTCCTGGCGCGGCTGCTGTGGATGGAGCTGGCCGGCGAGGAAGCCTGGTCGCGAGGGCGGTTGCGGGACGGGGCGGAACAGAGCGAGTTCTGGGCCGGGTGGGTCGACGCGGAGCGGCAGCACTTCGCCGCGGACCCCTCGCGCCGGTTCGCCGACCTGTTGGTACGGCAGTGCGGTAAGGGGTACGAGGTACTGCCGGGGCCTGCCGGGACCGTTGGATCAGACCAGGATCTCACTCACCGTGACGGGCCGTCCGCTGTGTGCTGA
- a CDS encoding glycoside hydrolase family 18 protein yields the protein MHRPHLPRVHFKALVSAACCAVLGAGLLAGAGTATAAQTALKAAAKPVPKAAGSKVVGYFTEWGTYDRKYYVKNIETSGSAARLTHINYAFGNVTGGKCAMGDADAATGRAYTAAESVDGVADTASQPLRGNFNQLRELKKKHPKLKVLWSFGGWTWSSGFGEAAQNPAAFAKSCYDLVENSQWADVFDGIDIDWEYPNACGNTCDTSGRAAFKNVMAALRAKFGSGNLVTAAITADATAGGKIDAADYAGAAKYVDWYNPMTYDYFGAWAATGPTAPHSALNSYSGIPQAGYYTSATIAKLKGLGIPASKLLLGIGFYGRGWTGVTQSAPGGTATGPAAGTYEAGFEDYKVLRTKCPATGTVGGTAYAKCGSDWWSYDTPATVGTKMAYKNQQGLGGTFFWELSGDTSNGELIRAIK from the coding sequence ATGCACCGACCGCATCTCCCCCGCGTCCACTTCAAGGCGCTGGTGTCCGCCGCGTGTTGTGCCGTTCTCGGCGCCGGACTGCTGGCCGGCGCGGGCACCGCGACCGCCGCGCAGACAGCACTCAAGGCCGCCGCGAAGCCCGTCCCGAAAGCCGCCGGCTCCAAGGTCGTCGGTTACTTCACCGAATGGGGCACGTACGACCGCAAGTACTACGTCAAGAACATCGAGACATCCGGCTCGGCCGCCCGGCTGACCCACATCAACTACGCCTTCGGCAACGTCACCGGCGGCAAGTGCGCTATGGGCGACGCCGATGCGGCGACCGGCCGGGCGTACACCGCCGCCGAGTCGGTGGACGGGGTCGCCGACACCGCGAGCCAGCCGCTGCGGGGCAACTTCAACCAGCTGCGCGAGCTGAAGAAGAAGCACCCGAAGCTCAAGGTCCTGTGGTCGTTCGGCGGTTGGACCTGGTCGAGCGGTTTCGGCGAGGCCGCGCAGAACCCGGCCGCGTTCGCCAAGTCCTGCTACGACCTGGTCGAGAACTCCCAGTGGGCCGATGTGTTCGACGGCATCGACATCGACTGGGAGTACCCGAACGCCTGCGGCAACACCTGCGACACCAGCGGCAGGGCGGCCTTCAAGAACGTGATGGCGGCGCTGCGCGCGAAGTTCGGCTCGGGCAACCTGGTCACGGCGGCGATCACGGCCGACGCCACCGCCGGCGGCAAGATCGACGCGGCGGACTACGCGGGCGCGGCCAAGTATGTCGACTGGTACAACCCGATGACGTACGACTACTTCGGCGCCTGGGCGGCGACCGGTCCGACGGCACCGCACTCGGCGCTGAACTCGTACTCCGGCATCCCCCAGGCCGGCTACTACACCTCGGCGACCATCGCCAAGCTCAAGGGGCTTGGTATACCGGCCTCGAAGCTGCTGCTCGGTATCGGCTTCTACGGGCGCGGCTGGACCGGCGTCACGCAGTCGGCGCCCGGCGGCACGGCGACCGGCCCGGCGGCGGGTACGTACGAGGCGGGCTTCGAGGACTACAAGGTGCTGAGGACCAAGTGCCCCGCGACCGGCACCGTCGGCGGGACGGCGTACGCCAAGTGCGGGAGCGACTGGTGGAGTTACGACACCCCGGCGACCGTCGGCACGAAGATGGCGTACAAGAACCAGCAGGGCCTGGGCGGCACGTTCTTCTGGGAGCTGAGCGGCGACACCTCGAACGGTGAGCTGATCAGGGCGATCAAGTAG
- a CDS encoding TetR/AcrR family transcriptional regulator, translating to MNSSRQPAAERPRARGTDRSLARRAELIAIGRKLFADRSYDALSMDDIARQAQVAKGLIYYYFQSKRGYYLAIVEDSVADLVTFASSGLDHTPVDRVHRTIDGYLRFAEHNQAAYRTIVSGGVGFDAEVHAIRDGVREAIVATIAEGAYGRQDIAPLARMGLFGWVCSVEGATLDWIDRPELSRDTMRELLVKMLGGALRAIEELDPAYVTPEPARRDS from the coding sequence TTGAACAGTAGTCGACAGCCGGCCGCCGAACGCCCGCGGGCGCGCGGCACCGACCGCTCTCTGGCGCGTCGCGCCGAACTCATCGCCATCGGACGGAAGCTGTTCGCCGACAGGTCGTACGACGCACTGTCGATGGACGACATCGCACGTCAGGCGCAGGTCGCCAAGGGGCTGATCTACTACTACTTCCAGTCGAAGCGCGGCTACTACCTCGCCATCGTCGAGGACTCGGTCGCCGATCTGGTCACCTTCGCCTCCAGTGGCCTCGACCACACGCCCGTGGACCGGGTGCACCGCACCATCGACGGCTACCTGCGCTTCGCCGAGCACAACCAGGCCGCCTACCGCACGATCGTCAGTGGCGGCGTCGGCTTCGACGCCGAGGTGCACGCCATCCGGGACGGGGTGCGCGAGGCGATCGTGGCGACCATCGCCGAAGGCGCGTACGGCAGGCAGGACATCGCCCCGCTGGCCCGTATGGGCCTCTTCGGCTGGGTGTGCAGCGTGGAGGGCGCCACCCTCGACTGGATCGACCGTCCCGAACTCTCCCGCGACACCATGCGCGAACTCCTCGTGAAGATGCTGGGCGGTGCCCTGCGCGCCATCGAGGAACTGGACCCGGCGTACGTGACACCGGAGCCGGCCCGCCGGGACAGCTGA
- a CDS encoding AAA family ATPase yields the protein MDFGTQGPEAPADLAWLRGVDAYTMGAYPQAEEEFRTAVRMDPGMADGWLGLHALRVDTTTALLRMFRHRERFGEQRSRHRRTLNSWYWLGWWVQPVLESPRDLLLAHASHWLDGRHVPELDRALAGLPPVDTDPQVRFLHACRAYLVKDWEQLVRHTDPLINDAMLGIEAGLFGGMARVRLEMYGQAEPLLSAALMRCRSEQPQRKELRYWLARAHEGTGRSAAALPLYRAVHRVDAAFMDTSARLAAISEGDGYDEAADLAAITLSGIGQELLESPDGIDPLFGGEGRDLKLSEPELPPPGGPLPSATDSVREKAALPVQPLPTGPTDPALLEEALAELERMVGLEPVKRQVKALSAQLNMARLRAGQGLPVQPPKRHFVFSGPSGTGKTTVARILGRVFYALGLLGGDHLVEAQRADLVGEYLGQTAVKANELIDSAIGGVLFVDEAYSLSNSGYGKGDAYGDEALQVLLKRAEDNRDHLVVILAGYPEGMDRLLAANPGLSSRFTTRVDFPSYRPLELTSIGEVLAAENGDVWDEEALDELRSIAGHVVDQGWIDELGNGRFLRTLYEKSCAYRDLRLSVYPGMLTRDDLSTLRLPDLMQAYGEVLSGRGPQDPSAL from the coding sequence ATGGACTTCGGCACGCAGGGCCCCGAGGCCCCGGCCGACCTCGCCTGGCTGCGAGGTGTGGACGCCTACACGATGGGCGCCTATCCGCAGGCGGAGGAGGAGTTCCGCACCGCGGTGCGGATGGATCCCGGGATGGCCGACGGCTGGCTCGGACTGCATGCGCTGCGCGTCGACACGACGACCGCGCTGCTACGGATGTTCCGGCACCGGGAGCGCTTCGGGGAGCAGCGCTCACGCCACCGCCGGACCCTCAACTCCTGGTACTGGCTGGGCTGGTGGGTGCAGCCGGTGCTCGAAAGCCCGCGCGATCTGCTGCTCGCGCACGCCTCGCACTGGCTGGACGGCCGCCATGTGCCGGAACTGGACCGGGCGTTGGCCGGTCTGCCGCCGGTCGACACCGACCCGCAGGTCCGTTTCCTGCATGCGTGCCGCGCCTATCTCGTCAAGGACTGGGAGCAACTGGTCCGGCACACCGACCCGTTGATCAACGACGCGATGCTGGGCATCGAGGCGGGTCTGTTCGGCGGCATGGCCCGGGTGCGCCTGGAGATGTACGGCCAGGCCGAGCCGCTCCTCTCGGCTGCTCTGATGCGCTGTCGCAGCGAGCAGCCGCAGCGCAAGGAGCTGCGGTACTGGCTGGCGCGGGCCCATGAGGGTACGGGCCGCTCGGCGGCGGCCCTCCCCCTGTACCGAGCCGTGCACCGCGTGGACGCCGCCTTCATGGACACCTCGGCACGGCTGGCCGCGATCTCCGAGGGCGACGGGTACGACGAGGCGGCCGACCTCGCGGCGATCACGCTCAGCGGGATCGGGCAGGAGCTGCTGGAGAGCCCGGACGGCATCGACCCCCTGTTCGGCGGCGAGGGCCGCGATCTGAAGCTCTCGGAGCCGGAACTCCCGCCGCCCGGCGGCCCGTTGCCGTCCGCGACCGACTCGGTGCGCGAGAAGGCCGCGCTCCCGGTACAGCCGCTGCCGACCGGTCCGACCGACCCGGCGCTGCTCGAGGAGGCGCTGGCCGAGCTGGAGCGCATGGTGGGCCTGGAGCCGGTGAAGCGCCAAGTGAAGGCGCTCTCCGCCCAGTTGAACATGGCGCGGCTGCGGGCGGGGCAGGGACTGCCGGTCCAGCCGCCGAAGCGGCACTTCGTCTTCTCGGGCCCGTCGGGCACCGGCAAGACGACGGTGGCGCGCATCCTCGGCCGGGTGTTCTACGCGCTCGGGCTGCTCGGCGGCGACCATCTGGTGGAGGCGCAGCGGGCGGACCTGGTCGGCGAGTATCTCGGCCAGACCGCAGTGAAGGCCAACGAGCTGATCGACTCCGCGATCGGGGGCGTCCTGTTCGTCGACGAGGCGTACTCGCTCTCCAACTCCGGGTACGGCAAGGGCGATGCCTACGGCGACGAGGCCCTGCAGGTGCTGCTGAAGCGGGCCGAGGACAACCGGGACCACCTGGTGGTGATCCTGGCCGGCTATCCGGAGGGCATGGACCGGCTCCTCGCCGCCAACCCCGGGCTGTCGTCCCGCTTTACGACCCGCGTCGACTTCCCCTCGTACCGTCCGCTCGAACTCACCTCCATCGGTGAGGTGCTCGCGGCGGAGAACGGTGACGTGTGGGACGAGGAGGCGCTGGACGAGCTGCGCTCGATCGCCGGGCATGTGGTGGACCAGGGGTGGATCGACGAGCTGGGCAACGGGCGGTTCCTGCGAACGCTGTACGAGAAGAGCTGTGCCTACCGGGATCTTCGGCTGTCGGTGTATCCGGGGATGTTGACACGGGACGACTTGTCGACTTTGCGGCTGCCGGATCTTATGCAGGCGTACGGAGAGGTTCTGTCGGGACGGGGGCCCCAGGATCCGTCGGCCCTCTGA